In the genome of Phlebotomus papatasi isolate M1 chromosome 2, Ppap_2.1, whole genome shotgun sequence, one region contains:
- the LOC129800629 gene encoding putative methyltransferase C9orf114 homolog, whose amino-acid sequence MNLSTSPKKKKGGPDVHKSAKKKKKQLPAENAEVAQEISTMSIAVPGSILENAHSLELKTYLAGQIARAACIYNVDEIVIFDDSGSSIPTEKNGQEEEMLNRKGCCSQMARILQYLECPQYLRKFFFPLHRDLKYCGLLNPLDAPHHLRQNNNFMFREGVVTEKPTKSGRGSHVNIGLRKDAAVDETLTTGIRVTVKLNLEEKEGKRIKGTVVSPSLPRQETGVYWGYSVRMAENISQVFSQSPHEDGYDLIIGTSDRGKNIQDIGSRELAYKHGIVVFGGVMGIEYALENDPKLNSTEPELLFEHYINTAPNQGSRTIRTEEAVLITLAGLQSKLNPLNEAKPFDLFSCIPQSQDTKASQASSNNK is encoded by the coding sequence atgaaCCTATCTACGAGtccaaagaagaaaaaaggtgGACCAGATGTCCACAAAAGTgctaagaagaagaaaaagcaacTTCCTGCTGAGAATGCAGAAGTTGCGCAGGAAATATCCACGATGAGCATTGCAGTTCCCGGATCAATTCTGGAAAATGCTCATTCCTTGGAGCTAAAGACGTATCTGGCGGGGCAGATAGCTCGAGCAGCTTGTATATACAACGTGGATGAAATTGTTATATTCGATGACTCAGGGAGTTCAATTCCAACAGAGAAAAATGGACAGGAGGAAGAGATGTTGAACAGAAAGGGATGCTGTTCACAAATGGCCAGGATTTTGCAGTATCTGGAGTGTCCGCAGTACCTTCGGAAGTTTTTCTTTCCCCTGCACAGAGATCTGAAGTACTGCGGATTGCTAAATCCACTGGATGCTCCTCATCATTTGCGacagaataataattttatgttCCGGGAAGGAGTTGTCACAGAGAAGCCGACGAAATCGGGCAGAGGAAGTCATGTCAATATCGGTTTGAGGAAGGATGCTGCAGTGGATGAAACACTGACGACAGGGATTCGAGTTACTGTGAAATTGAACCTTGAGGAAAAGGAGGGAAAAAGGATTAAAGGAACTGTAGTCTCTCCGTCACTTCCAAGGCAGGAAACAGGAGTCTACTGGGGCTACAGTGTCCGGATGGCGGAAAATATTTCCCAGGTGTTCTCCCAATCGCCCCACGAAGACGGATATGACTTGATTATTGGGACATCTGACAGAGGGAAGAATATTCAAGACATTGGATCCAGGGAATTAGCCTACAAACATGGAATTGTTGTCTTTGGAGGAGTAATGGGCATTGAATATGCCCTGGAAAATGACCCAAAGCTCAATTCCACTGAGCCTGAATTGCTATTTGAGCACTACATTAATACAGCTCCAAATCAAGGATCCCGTACCATCCGGACGGAGGAAGCTGTCCTGATAACCCTGGCTGGTCTCCAGAGCAAACTGAATCCTCTCAATGAAGCAAAGCCATTTGATTTATTCAGTTGTATTCCTCAGAGTCAAGATACAAAGGCATCCCAAGCATCCTCcaataataaataa
- the LOC129800641 gene encoding uncharacterized protein LOC129800641, with the protein MEKTFPIRRKFLKTPLKKNILLEYPRFLDTRGLIQLDFQLLFPDKNNCLKELFDEEFQTKLCTLGNTQAMRKIDNGWPTPIWATLNWLSLLPPTGGGRGHQGRPSLKEACGNLIQFYEAGRVPDAKPSATIIAQGNTRSDIRKFYVSLDESLIVTNDSFLDALDIMFKMHFVFDLEYEASLRNFFRYIQNYVFKIKGNETPNTTINKCRMILMSNE; encoded by the exons ATGGAGAAAACCTTCCCGATCCGACGAAAGTTTTTGAAAACACCACTAAAGAAGAACATTCTTCTAGAGTATCCAAGGTTTTTGGATACACGGGGATTG ATTCAGCTTGATTTCCAATTGCTTTTCCCTGATAAGAACAACTGCTTGAAGGAGTTGTTTGATGAAGAATTTCAAACAAAGCTATGTACTTTGGGAAATACTCAAGCAATGCGCAAAATAGACAATg GATGGCCCACGCCAATTTGGGCAACTCTCAACTGGCTGTCACTGTTGCCACCAACTGGTGGAGGTCGAGGTCACCAAGGTAGACCAAGTCTCAAAGAAGCCTGcggaaatttgatacagttttACGAGGCAGGCAGAGTGCCTGATGCAAAACCGTCTGCAACTATCATCGCGCAGGGGAACACAAGGAGCGACATCAGAAAGTTTTACGTGTCTTTGGATGAGAGTCTCATAGTAACCAATGATTCCTTTCTTGATGCGTTGGACATTATGTTCAAGATGCATTTTGTATTCGATTTGGAGTATGAAGCCTCACTGCGCAACTTTTTCCGTTACATTCAGAACTACGTGTTCAAAATTAAGGGAAATGAAACTCCCAATACTACTATCAATAAGTGTCGTATGATTTTGATGTCCAATGAGTAA
- the LOC129800627 gene encoding medium-chain specific acyl-CoA dehydrogenase, mitochondrial — protein sequence MAQLLRQIVRSTILPSQRLLSTQASEAVGAGGPSFQLSDIQYEFQQTARKFARDEIIPIAAKHDQNGEYPWEIIKKAHGLGLINLSIPQEFGGLGLNCLTNCLVNEELAYGCTGIFTAMEASTLAQTPVVLSGNTEQKKKYLGRLLEEPLVAAYAVTEPGAGSDVNGVKTRAERKGDEYILNGQKMWITNGGVANWYFVLARTNPDPKAPASKAFTGFIVERDFPGVTPGRKEINMGQRASDTRGITFEDVRVPKENVLIGEGAGFKVAMGTFDKTRPPVASGAVGLAQRCLDEATKYALERKTFGVPIAHHQAVSFMLADMAIGVETGRLAYWRAAWEIDQGRRNTYYASIAKCHAADFANKIATDAVQIFGGNGFNSEYPVEKLMRDAKIYQIYEGTSQVQRLIISREILSNPKA from the exons ATGGCTCAACTTCTGAGGCAG ATTGTTCGCTCAACTATCCTTCCCAGTCAAAGACTACTAAGTACCCAGGCTTCGGAAGCAGTAGGAGCTGGTGGTCCTAGTTTTCAGCTCAGTGACATTCAATACGAATTTCAACAGACAGCTCGGAAGTTTGCACGAGATGAAATAATTCCCATCGCCGCTAAGCATGACCAAAACGGAGAATATCCCTGGGAGATTATCAAAAAAGCCCATGGACTTGGCCTAATCAACCTGTCTATTCCCCAGGAATTTGGGGGCCTAGGACTCAATTGCCTTACCAATTGCCTTGTTAATGAGGAACTAGCTTACGGTTGCACTGGCATCTTCACAGCTATGGAAGCCAGTACTCTGGCCCAGACGCCGGTAGTGTTGTCCGGGAATACAGAGCAAAAGAAGAAGTATCTAGGACGGCTTTTGGAAGAACCATTGGTAGCTGCTTATGCTGTTACTGAACCAGGAGCAG GTAGCGATGTGAATGGGGTTAAAACAAGAGCCGAACGTAAAGGAGATGAATACATCCTAAATGGCCAAAAGATGTGGATTACAAATGGCGGAGTGGCTAATTGGTATTTTGTGCTGGCACGGACAAATCCCGATCCAAAAGCACCAGCCAGCAAAGCCTTTACTGGATTCATCGTTGAGAGAGATTTCCCTGGAGTCACGCCAGGACGAAAGGAGATCAACATGGGACAGAGGGCATCAGATACCAGAGGAATCACATTTGAAGATGTAAGAGTGCCTAAGGAAAATGTTTTGATTGGCGAAGGTGCAGGATTCAAAGTGGCAATGGGAACATTCGATAAGACTCGTCCTCCAGTAGCCTCCGGGGCAGTTGGTTTGGCCCAGAGATGCTTGGATGAGGCCACAAAGTATGCCCTTGAGAGGAAAACTTTTGGTGTTCCCATTGCTCATCATCAAGCTGTGTCCTTTATGCTTGCCGATATGGCCATTGGGGTGGAAACTGGACGTTTGGCTTACTGGAGAGCAGCCTGGGAAATTGATCAAGGACGTCGCAATACCTACTATGCCTCAATTGCCAAATGCCATGCTGCAGACTTTGCGAATAAGATTGCAACAGATGCAGTTCAGATTTTCGGTGGCAATGGATTCAACTCTGAGTATCCCGTGGAGAAACTTATGCGAGATGCAAAGATCTATCAAATCTACGAAGGAACATCTCAGGTGCAAAGACTAATTATTTCTCGTGAGATTCTATCAAATCCAAAAGCATAA
- the LOC129801113 gene encoding uncharacterized protein LOC129801113 → MAQQKNLQVQFNNEKCYINVKFSEILSYEDLENSVRNQLSLNGGVLKILDSEGVRILPAAFSEVETSYYIIRHEEDVSDAIGDVPVRNGYPEATGNIVENPNMMPTLIAKELRKFFRVQRTVLINGAELLTKNKLTERERKMAIRIIANHLLLYRPQPKKDDKIAYAKATVELFPSLKIDSPRGYDAVYNPDKRSGFLGNCIRMLSRKREETTLIIALTWKKSRMN, encoded by the exons ATGGCGCAGCAAAAAAATTTGCAAGTGcaatttaataatgaaaagTGTTATATAAACGTGAAATTCAGTGAAATCCTAAGCTACGAGGACTTGGAAAATAGTG TGCGCAATCAACTGTCCTTAAACGGTGGGGTGCTAAAAATTTTAGACTCAGAGGGAGTTAGAATCTTGCCAGCAGCATTCTCAGAAGTCGAAACTTCGTATTATATTATACGACACGAAGAAGATGTGTCTGATGCCATTGGAGACGTTCCAGTAAGAAATGGGTATCCGGAGGCCACTGGGAATATTGTGGAGAATCCAAATATGATGCCAACCCTTATTGCGaag gagCTTCGCAAGTTTTTTAGAGTTCAAAGAACTGTTTTAATCAACGGTGCCGAGCTGTTGACAAAAAACAAGCTCACTGAGCGTGAAAGGAAGATGGCAATTCGAATAATTGCTAACCATCTTCTGCTTTATCGGCCTCAGCCCaaaaaagatgataaaataGCTTACGCAAAGGCCACCGTGGAGCTCTTTCCGTCCTTAAAAATAGATTCTCCGAGGGGatat GATGCAGTTTATAATCCAGATAAACGTTCTGGATTTTTGGGGAACTGCATCAGAATGCTATCAAGGAAGCGAGAAGA AACAACATTGATTATTGCATTGACTTGGAAGAAGTCAAGGATGAATTGA
- the LOC129800623 gene encoding AP-2 complex subunit mu: MIGGLFVYNHKGEVLISRVYRDDIGRNAVDAFRVNVIHARQQVRSPVTNIARTSFFHIKRANIWLAAVTKQNVNAAMVFEFLLKIIDVMQSYFGKISEENIKNNFVLIYELLDEILDFGYPQNTDTGVLKTFITQQGIKSATKEEQAQITSQVTGQIGWRREGIKYRRNELFLDVLEYVNLLMSPQGQVLSAHVAGKVVMKSYLSGMPECKFGINDKIVMEAKGRGGISGNSESETSRSGKPVVVIDDCQFHQCVKLSKFETEHSISFIPPDGEFELMRYRTTKDISLPFRVIPLVREVGRTKMEVKVVLKSNFKPALLGQKIEVKIPTPLNTSGVQLICLKGKAKYKASENAIVWKIKRMAGMKETQLSAEIELLETDTKKKWTRPPISMNFEVPFAPSGFKVRYLKVFEPKLNYSDHDVVKWVRYIGRSGLYETRC, translated from the exons ATGATTGGTGGACTGTTTGTTTACAATCACAAGGGAGAGGTCCTCATTTCTCGTGTCTATCGGGATGACATTGGGAGGAATGCAGTGGATGCATTCAGGGTTAATGTCATCCACGCTAGGCAGCAGGTTAGATCCCCGGTCACAAATATCGCCCGGACCAGCTTCTTTCACATTAAG CGAGCAAATATCTGGCTAGCAGCTGTTACTAAGCAAAATGTCAATGCTGCAATGGTCTTtgaatttttgctcaaaattatCGATGTCATGCAGTCATACTTTGGGAAAATCTCCGAGGAAAATATCAAGAACAATTTTgtgttgatttatgaattgtTGGATGAGATTCTGGACTTTGGGTATCCTCAGAACACTGATACTGGGGTCTTGAAGACCTTCATAACGCAACAGGGTATCAAGTCAGCTACAAAGGAGGAGCAAGCTCAAATAACATCCCAAGTTACTGGCCAAATTGGTTGGCGTCGCGAAGGTATTAAGTATCGTCGCAATGAGTTGTTCCTCGATGTTTTGGAGTATGTGAATCTACTGATGAGCCCTCAGGGCCAGGTGCTCTCTGCCCATGTTGCTGGAAAGGTCGTAATGAAGTCCTACTTGTCAGGAATGCCAGAATGCAAGTTCGGGATAAATGATAAGATTGTTATGGAGGCCAAGGGACGTGGGGGTATTTCTGGGAATTCTGAATCTGAAACTTCTCGCTCCGGGAAGCCAGTGGTTGTCATTGATGATTGCCAGTTCCATCAGTGCGTCAAATTGAGCAAATTCGAAACTGAACACTCCATTAGCTTTATTCCGCCTGATGGGGAATTTGAATTGATGCGCTACCGCACTACCAAGGATATCTCTCTGCCCTTCCGTGTGATTCCACTGGTTCGTGAGGTAGGGCGAACCAAGATGGAAGTGAAGGTGGTGCTGAAGTCAAACTTCAAGCCGGCTCTTCTGGGGCAGAAAATTGAAGTGAAAATTCCAACGCCTCTCAATACATCTGGGGTTCAATTGATCTGCTTGAAGGGCAAAGCCAAGTACAAGGCCTCGGAGAATGCCATAGTTTGGAA AATTAAGAGGATGGCTGGGATGAAGGAAACCCAGTTGTCGGCTGAAATTGAATTGTTGGAAACGGATACCAAAAAGAAATGGACCAGAccaccgatttcaatgaactttgaGGTGCCATTTGCACCTTCTGGATTTAAG GTGCGCTATCTCAAAGTATTTGAACCCAAATTGAACTATTCGGATCACGATGTTGTCAAATGGGTTCGCTATATTGGACGCAGTGGTCTGTATGAGACAAGATGCTAA
- the LOC129800639 gene encoding syndecan, whose protein sequence is MWREMRRINQCWLILAFLYGSTICFAAATEKVPADAQSGLTSSTISNSGTPKDEIYIDDESLEGSGGRGEIRDDLEKEPDYSGSGLGPDDEDSTSNRHQSNLNTNRNNKDRQRGSSLDTENGSGDGDDDLDVDLDKHEENRPKPYYPNTSDDEDIDIDDPRTNRKDKKVNTHLEESEIDLHEIDHSHSTDRPHSSSESNNEVFIMNTKPEDRTASFFAQPGILAAVIGGAVVGLLCAILVVMFIVYRMRKKDEGSYALDEPKRSPAVNSYAKNSNNREFYA, encoded by the exons ATGTGGAGAGAAATGAGGCGAATAAATCAATGCTGGCTCATTCTAGCATTTCTATATGGCAGCACAATTTGTTTTGCTGCAGCAACAGAAAag GTCCCAGCTGATGCACAGTCAGGCTTAACGAGCAGTACAATAAGTAACAGTGGTACACCTAAAGATGAAATTTACATCGATGACGAAAGTCTCGAAGGATCTGGTGGACGTGGAGAG ATTCGCGATGATCTAGAAAAAGAGCCTGATTATTCTGGATCAGGTCTTGGGCCGGATGATGAGGATTCAACATCAAATCGCCATCAATCAAATCTAAATACAAATAGGAATAACAAAGATAGACAGAGAGGTTCGTCATTGGATACTGAAAATGGTTCAGGTGATGGAGATGATGATCTTGATGTGGATTTGGATAAACATGAGGAGAACAGACCAAAACCATACTACCCCAACACAAGCGACGATGAAGACATTGATA TTGATGATCCCAGAACCAACAGAAAGGACAAAAAAGTAAATACACACTTGGAGGAATCTGAAATTGATCTACACGAAATTGATCACAGTCACAGCACTGATCGTCCTCATTCAAGTAGTGAAAGCAATAACGAGGTATTCATTATGAATACAAAGCCAGAAGATCGAACAGCATCCTTCTTTGCTCAACCAGGAATACTAGCag CTGTAATTGGAGGAGCTGTTGTGGGACTTCTATGTGCAATTCTTGTAGTAATGTTCATTGTTTACCGAATGAGGAAAAAGGATGAAGGTTCTTATGCCCTCGATGAGCCAAAGAGATCGCCCGCAGTGAACTCTTATGCTAAAAATTCCAATAATCGTGAGTTCTATGCATGA